The sequence below is a genomic window from Melioribacteraceae bacterium.
ATCCCATAAGCGTAGGAAGGTCGAATGCAACCGATAGACCGGTCTGGCCGTGTTCCAGAAGATATTTAAATCTCCGGTTTGTATCCTCCGGTGTTCCGAAACCTGCAAACTGGCGCATTGTCCAGATCTTACCGCGGTACCCGTTAGTGTGGATTCCCCGTGTGTAGGGATATTCCCCCGGAAAGTTGATCTCATTCAGAAAATCGATTTGGGAAATATCATCGGGAGAGTAAAGAGGTTTTATCTGCTGACCCGAAACAGTAGTATACTTCCAGTTATTCTCTTTGGCAGATTTTAATTTATCTTCGAATTTTTGAGCTGCTTTTTTATATTCTTCCATATTTTCCCTTTGCAGATGAAAATTTAGATAAATCCGTTAAGTGATTTTGAAATAAGATACAAAACTCAGGAAGTTCGTCCAAATCTTTTATCAAATTCCTGGATCGGAATTTTTATTACAATCGGCCTTCCGTGCGGACAAACATACGGCATAGAGGTGGCAAAGAGCTTATCGACCAGGATACGCATCTCCTTTTCACTGATCCGGTCGCCAGCCTTTACAGCAGCTTTGCAAGAGAAAGATTTGGCAAGGTTATCGCGCACCTCGAGCTGTTTTTCCTGCTGATTTTTTCTGTATTCATGCAGGATCTCTAACATCGTATCAGATTCATGTTCAGTCTTTATATCAGAAGGAATACCGATAATTTCGATAATATTTTTGGACTTAAACTTAACTGAAAAACCGAGATTCGTTAAATAAGGTTCAAGTTCTTTCGTCAATTGATAATCGGCCGGATCGACTTTGATGCTCTGAGGAAATAACAGATGTTGTGAAAAAGGGATATTGGCTTCGAAAGATTGAAGCGCCTTTTCGTATAGGATCCGCTCGTGAGCTACATGGAAATCGATTATCATCAGTCCGCTTTTAATCTGCGAGAGGATATATTTATTATGAAGAAGTACAATAAACGGAGAATCATCGGAGACCAGGGTATCGGATTGATGATAGATCTCTTTCTGAGAATTATTACCGAAAGGATGTTCCACCGAACCCGACGGAGCTGCAGTTTTTATTTCCCGGTTCAGGTTTTCGAAGAGCTGGTCTATTTCACTTTCGGAAAAAATCGAACGGTCGCGGGAGGGTTTTTCTGTTACAGGACGGTCGGAAAAATCACTTCTTATTCTGCTCTCCGGAGAAGAGAAACTGAGTGATCCATTCACATCTGTAGTACTATCGAATGAAACAGTCGGTACAAGGTCGTAGCTTCCAATAGTTTTCTTAATAACGGCATTAACAAACGAATAGACTTGTTTTTCATCCTCAAATTTAATCTCAAGTTTTGAAGGATGAACATTCACATCAACTTTTTTATGATCGATTGAAAGGAATAGAATAAAGAATGGATAATCACCTTTCTCCATCAGGTTCTCATAGGCTGAAAAGACGGAATGATTAATTATCCTGCTCTGGACATAACGGTTGTTTAAGAAAAGATACTGTTCTCCTTTACTTCTTCTCAGGTAAGCCGGTTTAGTGATAAATCCGGTGAGACTTAAGTAATCTGTAATTTCATTTACTTCAAGTATTAAGTCGACAATATTTTCACCGAATACTGATTTCAGTCTTTCTTTATAATCTCCGGCGGGAAGGTCGAATATAATATCATCATCGTTAAAAAGTCGGAATGAAATATCAGGATGACTTAGTGCAATCCTCTTAAAAATCTCGACAATATGTTTCAATTCTGTAGAATTACTTTTAAGAAAATTTCTTCTGGCAGGAACATTATAAAATAGATTTTTAACGGTTACAGAGGTGCCTACCGGCATAGAATCTTTTTCTTTAACAATTCCCGATTCCTCACTAACCCTGATAGAGACACCAAGTTCATCTGAATGAGTTCTTGATTTAAGTTCGAATATGGAGACAGCGGCAATTGAAGCAAGCGCCTCACCGCGGAATCCGAGTGTTTTAATAGCCTGAAGGTCCTCAACCGAACTGATCTTGCTTGTAGCGTGCCGTTCAATGCAGAGGATTGCATCCTCTTCGTTCATACCGGGGCCGTCGTCAACAACCTGTATCAGGTTTTTACCGGCGTTTTTTACGATCACTTCGATTGCAGAAGAACCGGCATCAATTGAGTTCTCCATCAATTCTTTTACAACCGACTCAGGTCTATTAACAACCTCGCCGGCGGCAATTTTATTGGCCAGATTTTCAGGAAGTATTTTGATTTTTCTGTTCAAAATTTTATTCAACTATTCTTTTATAATTTTTAATTCTGAATCCATTCCGTTCTTCAACAGATTCAATTTCCCAACCGGACATAATAATTTCCGGGAAAAACCGGTCTCCTTCGGCTGTAATATCCACCTCGGAAATAATCATCTTACAAGCCAGATTAATCGTTTGATGGAAAATTTCCTCCCCGCCGATTACGAAAACTTTGTTCTCATTTTTCCTGATGCAAAAATCCAGAGCCTCTGAAACCGAGTTGCAAATTACAACGTTTGGGTGAGAAAATGAAAAGCCGGGATTTCGGCTCAGGACAATGTTAAGCCGGTTTTCAAGAGGTTTTTTGAGGGATTCGAAAGTTTTTCTACCCATCACAATTGGGAAACCGGCGGTAGAATTTTTGAAATGAATTAATTCTTCTTTAATATGCCAGGGGATTTTTCCGGAATGACCGATCACATTATTCTTCGAGACGGCAGCGATAATTATTATTTCCAACAATTCCTTTTCAATCTCTAATTTCGAAAGACAACATTAAGAAATCTTTTCTGACCCGCAACAATAGTAACATTTTGATTTATTTCCGCATAGCCGGTCAGCCGGAGTTTTACAGAATAATGTCCCGGCTGCATGAATAGAAGACTATCGGGAGTAGTTTTACCAACACGGTTATTATCAAGAAATATTTCCGCCCCGCGCGGAATGGAATTGATATAGAGTTTACCGGTATTCAGATTTTCGGAGAATTCGACGATGTCCTCTCTGCAACCCGTAAGGCATATAAGGGACAAAACAAAAACAAGCGGTTTCACAATTCTCATTTCTCCCCCCGGAGTCTTTTTGAAATACAGGTCTAATATTTTCTATCAAAGGGGAAAAATCAATACAATAATTCAGTCACAATAAATTCAGACAATTTAAAGCAAATTACATTATTCCCACGGTTTTTTAATTCCGAGCCGGTCGAGTTTCTCCTCGAACTCCATTCTTTCAATATTCTTAGAAAATCTGTTATCAATTATTTTCAGCCAGCCGAACTGATCGGCAAGTTTCACCGCATTTTCATTATCACCGGCATAAATTCTACCGAGAACTTCAATCTCCTGTTTCGAGAAACTAAGAGCGTTCATTCTATAATCCTTAAATGCTTCCCACGCAACCGGGCACCATCTGTTAACGATCTCATTGCCTATTACGTTTGCAAAAGAACGGATTTCAAACTGAGCGTGCGATTCCATCCGGAGTGCAAGGAAATGGAGCAGATTCTGAAGATCGATTTTCCAGTATGCCTCTGTATACGTTGAGAGCGGAAGGTCTTTTCTAGCCTGTTCGCGTGCAACGCCGAGAGAAAGTCTTTCCTGGTAGATTTCGCGCGCAAAATTCTGAAGCTCGTTCTCCCTTTCGGAAAGTTTAGAACCGATTTCTCCCGGGAAAAATCCTTCGCTTCCCTGTTTGTTATCTTTAGCCTGCATACGCCACTGGGATTCGGGGGTTTTCTGAGAAGCATCGATAGCAATTGAATAACGGGTGGAGTATTCATTAACATTCGCAGTTCTATGTCTAATCCACTGGCGCCATGTATCCATAGGAACACGGAGGTGAAGTTTAATCTCGCACATTTCGAAAGGTGTTGTATGATGATGTCTCATCAGGTAACGAATGAGTCCGCGGTCTTCGGAAACTTTCTTGGTCCCTTTGCCGTATGAAACTCTGGCTGCCTGAACAATCGATTCGTCGCTTCCCATATAATCGACAACCCTGATAAAACCGTCGTCGAGTACAGGAAATTTCCTGCCGAGGATCTCATCAAGAGCAGGTACTTTTATTTTTTCAAGAAGTTCGAATTTTTCTTCCATCGATTTCCCTTCAGATTTATATTTCGAATAGATAATGAATAGTGCGAGCGCAATATAATTCAATTATTAAATTTATGCTTCAGGATTTTTTAATTGAAGTAGAACTTCAGATCAGATTTTTGAATGCCTCAACCAGATTTTTTTTAGTCTGAAGAAGGTCCTGAGAGATAATTTTAACCTCGCCTAAAGCGGGCATAAAGTTTATATCGCCGTTCCACCGGGGAACGATATGAAAGTGAAGATGGTCGTCAATTCCTGCCCCTGCAGCTTTACCCAGGTTTGCGCCGATATTGAATCCCTGCGGTTTCATTACGTGGTTGAGGGCTTTCATGGAAAGTTTTACTGCGGTCATCATTTCAGAGAGTTCATTTCCGGTCAGCTGATCAAACTCCGATAAATGCCTGCGCGGTACAATCATTAGATGTCCGCTGTTGTAGGGATAAAGATTTAGAATAACATAAGAGTATTTAAGATCGAGTACTTTAAGACAGGAGTCGAGTGATAAGTCCTGTTTATCGGCGAGGCAGAAAATACACTCACCCGATTTTTCCTCTTTAAACGAATCGATGTAATTCGAACGCCAGGGTGACCATAATTTTTCCATATTATCCTCAAATAAAAAAAGGAGTTTATCCCGATATTATTCCGGAACAAACTCCTAAAAAAGTACAAATTAAATTATTCTTCTTCTTCCTGTTTCGACTTCTGATATTCTTCGATAATCTTGCCTTCAATTTCCTTTGGCACTTCCTCGTAATGAGAGAAGGACATTGCGAACATTCCCCGTCCCTGCGTTAAGCTTCTGAGCTGGGTAGAGTATTTATGAAGTTCAGCCAAAGGAACTTTAGCTTTAATTATCTGGAACGGGCTTTCAGAATCCATTCCCTGGATTTTTCCTCTGCGGCTGGAAATATCGCCCATTACATCGCCCATATATTCTTCGGGTATTTTCACGGTTATATCGTAAATCGGTTCTAGGATAATAGGTTTTGCTTCCATGAATCCTTTTTTAAATGCCTGGGAGGCGGCGATCTTGAAGGAGACTTCATCGGAATCGACGGAGTGATATGTTCCGTCGAATAGAGTTACTTTAACATCTACTACCCTGCTTCCGGTTAAGATACCTTTAGTCATAATCTCTTTCAGACCTTTTTCTACGGCAGGTACGAACCTTCCCGGTACAACGCCGCCTACGATAGCATCAACGAATTCGTATCCGGATCCTCTTGGTACTGGTTCCAATTTCAAATGAACGTGTCCGTACTGACCGCGGCCGCCGGATTGTTTTTTGTGTTTATATTCGGAATCGTCGCATCTTCCGCGTATTGTTTCTCTGTATGGAATTCTCGGTTCAACAAGATCAACTTCAACCCCATAGCGGTCCTTCAACAATTTAATCGCGAGATTCAGCTGGAGTTCGCCCTGGCCGGAAACGATAGTCTGTGATATTTCCGGATCGAATCTCGAGATAAGTGAGGGTTCCTCTTCGTGTGCAGTGTGCAAAGCAGCGGATATTTTATCTTCATCCCCTTTCGCTTTCGGTTTTACAGCGAAACGGATAACCGGTTCGGGGTATTGAATTTCAGGAAGTACAATCGTAAAGTTTTTAGAACAGAGAGTGTCTC
It includes:
- the mutL gene encoding DNA mismatch repair endonuclease MutL, translating into MNRKIKILPENLANKIAAGEVVNRPESVVKELMENSIDAGSSAIEVIVKNAGKNLIQVVDDGPGMNEEDAILCIERHATSKISSVEDLQAIKTLGFRGEALASIAAVSIFELKSRTHSDELGVSIRVSEESGIVKEKDSMPVGTSVTVKNLFYNVPARRNFLKSNSTELKHIVEIFKRIALSHPDISFRLFNDDDIIFDLPAGDYKERLKSVFGENIVDLILEVNEITDYLSLTGFITKPAYLRRSKGEQYLFLNNRYVQSRIINHSVFSAYENLMEKGDYPFFILFLSIDHKKVDVNVHPSKLEIKFEDEKQVYSFVNAVIKKTIGSYDLVPTVSFDSTTDVNGSLSFSSPESRIRSDFSDRPVTEKPSRDRSIFSESEIDQLFENLNREIKTAAPSGSVEHPFGNNSQKEIYHQSDTLVSDDSPFIVLLHNKYILSQIKSGLMIIDFHVAHERILYEKALQSFEANIPFSQHLLFPQSIKVDPADYQLTKELEPYLTNLGFSVKFKSKNIIEIIGIPSDIKTEHESDTMLEILHEYRKNQQEKQLEVRDNLAKSFSCKAAVKAGDRISEKEMRILVDKLFATSMPYVCPHGRPIVIKIPIQEFDKRFGRTS
- a CDS encoding dihydrofolate reductase gives rise to the protein MEIIIIAAVSKNNVIGHSGKIPWHIKEELIHFKNSTAGFPIVMGRKTFESLKKPLENRLNIVLSRNPGFSFSHPNVVICNSVSEALDFCIRKNENKVFVIGGEEIFHQTINLACKMIISEVDITAEGDRFFPEIIMSGWEIESVEERNGFRIKNYKRIVE
- a CDS encoding PEGA domain-containing protein, encoding MRIVKPLVFVLSLICLTGCREDIVEFSENLNTGKLYINSIPRGAEIFLDNNRVGKTTPDSLLFMQPGHYSVKLRLTGYAEINQNVTIVAGQKRFLNVVFRN
- the thyX gene encoding FAD-dependent thymidylate synthase, whose translation is MEEKFELLEKIKVPALDEILGRKFPVLDDGFIRVVDYMGSDESIVQAARVSYGKGTKKVSEDRGLIRYLMRHHHTTPFEMCEIKLHLRVPMDTWRQWIRHRTANVNEYSTRYSIAIDASQKTPESQWRMQAKDNKQGSEGFFPGEIGSKLSERENELQNFAREIYQERLSLGVAREQARKDLPLSTYTEAYWKIDLQNLLHFLALRMESHAQFEIRSFANVIGNEIVNRWCPVAWEAFKDYRMNALSFSKQEIEVLGRIYAGDNENAVKLADQFGWLKIIDNRFSKNIERMEFEEKLDRLGIKKPWE
- a CDS encoding HIT domain-containing protein, producing MEKLWSPWRSNYIDSFKEEKSGECIFCLADKQDLSLDSCLKVLDLKYSYVILNLYPYNSGHLMIVPRRHLSEFDQLTGNELSEMMTAVKLSMKALNHVMKPQGFNIGANLGKAAGAGIDDHLHFHIVPRWNGDINFMPALGEVKIISQDLLQTKKNLVEAFKNLI